The nucleotide window TGTTCTTTCAAATAGTAACGCGGTTCAAGAAGTTGCTCATATAGCAAACGGATCACATCCTGGTTGCTGCATATCAGTTCTACGTGTAAGCCTTGCCTCCTTCTCAATCTTTGTGCATGCATGGTTCTTGGTTTCTTGGCTGATGGAGTTTTGTTTTGCTATTAGGCATCGAGTGCATCACAGAGTAACAACATGCTGATTCTACAAGAAACCTCAATAGACTCATCAGGAGCACTTGTTGTGTACAGTCCTGTGGATTTATCAGCGCTGAACATTGCAATGAACGGTGACGATACTTCATACATTCACTCTTGTCCTCAGGCTTCGCAATCTCACCAGATGGAAACCGCAATAGTCCAAGTGCTGAGCAAGGAGGAGCCTCATCGTCAAGCGGTTATGGAGGAGGAGGGTCATTGATAACGGTTGGGTTTCAGATAATGGTTAGCAACTTACCGTCTGCTAAACTTAACATGGAGTCGGTAGAAACGGTTAATAACCTGATTGGAACCACAGTGCATCAGATTAAAACCGGGTTGAACAACTGTCCTAGTGCTTCAACTACAGCTTGATACAACAACCATTAAAAGCTCTTTTCTGCTTTTTCTTCTGGGTGTGTCTTTCTCTTCAATGATGGATCAGAGAAAGTGAATGctcatagagagagagaagaaagggACATTAACTTCAAATTGTTCTGTTCTTGGACAAAACCTCATTTAAACAACCAGCTGGATTCTTACtcaccttcctcctcctcatcatcatctctcTTCATTTGTTGTTTCTTTTAATGAGATTTttaggttctttttttttttattactattattattgttttggtTAGAAAACTGGAAGTCAAGAACGCACCATGCATGTTCAAACTTTCTTTGTATGGTTCGGGTATTGACTTCTATCGCaaggtttttgtttcttttgtgacAGTTAAAAGCGTTTAAACTTTGTTCATCTTTCCATTAAATGGTATGTGTTCTGCTTTTACCTTTTTCTTAAACCTTCCTCTTTGATCAAAGTGCGTCTGTTGATTGATCTAATTGTTGTTATGTGATGAAATGAGATCTCTGACAAGTGGATGACTTTTTGAAAGTTAGAAGGGAAGGTAACAAGAAATagttaatgatttataaatgtgattttctttttggttgGTTTTGCTTTTAATGTAAGTTGTATTCGTACGGACCAATGAACCCATCACACTCTCTCATTGGTTTATAAATCTAATAAATTCACCTTGTAATGATCATCAAACTTATGGTGAAGATTCATGTCACGTCTCTCACCAACATAATAACGTCCAACGTgcggttttgttttgttttttttattatagaattttattattattattatcatcattttatcaaaaaccacATGTTTCTTTGCAAAAGTTTGGTTGTAGTTTCTGAccgtgtttcaaaaaaaaaaaaagtttatgatTCAACTTGTGATTTAATATAgtcaacagtttttttttttccttgtagGGTTGGAACCGTAGATAGATATAAATCGTGATAATGCATCTGTATATAGTAAATGTACTTTCTGTCTATAACTTAGGTCACATGCCAATAAAGGGTACTTGACGTTGCTAGTCTAAGAGACTACAACTAGACTTCTTTTCTCCTTCTTCTAATAgttcaaacaaaaattaaacatataGTTACTTTTGGTATTATCTATTGCTAATTATTATAAGCCGTAGTTAAGCTCTTTAGACACTTAGCTAAGAGAGCCTAAGACCTTGATGCAACTATGTCAGAAATGACAAAAGAGAGTGAATGAGACATGAAATAAATTTTCTTAGTGGTATGATCAATGATGTGTTGTAAATTTAATGACTTTTCCTTTCTCatactaaatattatttttatcatatagTAGATTTAATAAACTCAAAGTATgtgaaattattttgaaattatgatttttttttgtttatgtagaaaagaaaatcaaataagAATGAACCTTATACCttttaaatcttatttattTCCTACAAAAATAGAAGTGAATATTGGGCTAAGAATTTAATTAGGCCTGAATATAGTAAGCCCAATGGAGAAGACAAAACCCAAACATCACTTCATGTTTGGTTCGAGGGAAAGCCTTTACCGTGTTCATCCTCATCATCCCTGGAAAACGTAGGAACCCTAATTTTCTGAGCGTTCGTTTTAGAAGCGAAGACGATGTCAGGGAGAGAAGTTAAAGAATACACAAATCTCTCCGACCCTAAAGGTGCGACCTTTGTGTCTGGGGTTGATTTCATTGCAAGGGTTTCTCGATTGAGCTTTGTTTACCTTTTTTTGATTGCAGATAGGAAACTAGGGAAGGGGggtaagatagatgatgaagacGTCACCTTTCAACGGATGGTTGCAAAGGTTAGCGCCTCGCCCTCTCCTCTGTTAACACCACCTTCTATTGATATGCATCGAGAACTTATCTTATCTCTATGTTGCATTAAGAGCTTATCTTTGAGTAAATATCGCTGTAGAAGCTCAAATCTTTGCACTTTGAGCTTGTCGATGTGTTGCATTAAGAGCTTTGAGTAAATTGCTGCTCTTTCTTGCACtttataatagaattttgaATGGTGAACGTGATCGATTTGATCGAGCTCTTATTTCTTCGTTTCCATAGAGCAGTGGATCAACATTTTGTGTTGATTGATTGTTGTAGTATATAGGTAGGAAAGTTATATAGAGAGAGCTCTTTCTTAGAAGTGTTATTGGTTATTGATGTCTGTGTGCGAAGTGATTCTATTTTTGGGAAGAGTCTGTTCTGATAACATGCCCCGGCAGGGATAATGGCCCCTGCTACATTTTTGTGGTTATTTGCATTTAGATGCAAGATGTTGCTGGTGAGCGTGGAGGCTATCTTCATGGAAGAGGCGGTACCAATCTCTCTCCTTTTTCCTCTCATCTCTTTGAAATTGTTTCATAACTTTTGaagtgttttttgtttttttctctgtAGCTTTGGACAGCGACGATTTACTTTATTTGAAAGAGCAAATGGAGGCAGAGCAGGATGCGGAGCGCCTTCTGAGACGAACTGAGAAACGGGCTTTTGCTGCCTTTAAAATATCCTTTCTTGTTTGCTTATGTTCAGTAGCTAGCCATGATTTCATTCACCACTGTATATGTCTCTCTTGACCATGAATCACAAAGCTGCAACCCAAGCTGATTCATCTCCAGCATCTATTCCTCTGCCACTTCGTGTTGAGCCCAAACCAAAGAGTGGTATCAGGTAGCAGTTTCCTCCCTTTCTACTTTATTCACACCACGAAATGGATTGTCTTAAGACGCTTAGTCGGTGACTAATTTGTGTGTGTTTACCAATGTGTAGGCAGCAAGATTTGCTGAGGAAGGTTGTTGAGGTTAAACCAAAGCGACCAAAGATCTCTACGGCCTCAAGTGCAAGCTTGTCACCTCCTAAAAGAAGCGATATAGGTCCAACAGAAGCGAAAGTTCAAAAAGATAAGCAGAAAGAAGAAGCTAATACAGTGCTGAAGAAACTGGACAGACCAGAGGAGCAACCCGGAGGGAAAGCAGCAGAAAGCAATGTGCAAGGTCAAAATGCTTTGAAAGGCTTACTGGGATTAGCGTATGAGTCTTCAGATGAAGAAGACTGAGACTAGTCATGAATCTTTCTCCTTGTAGTCTTGTCGCATTTTGTTTTGTCGTCTCCAATATTTATGTCGAAAGCTTACAAGTGTTTTAGCTTTAGGATTCAATACAGCTTTGTTGAAACCAAATGGGTTTGTTGGAATGAAGACGCTTCCAAAGCCATACGGTTGTCCTGTTATGTAAGAGCTTTTGATGTCAAAAGTACCAAAATTTACATGAAGTTCAGTAGTCTTATGTTTTAATGGAGTGTTTAGTGTAC belongs to Brassica rapa cultivar Chiifu-401-42 chromosome A07, CAAS_Brap_v3.01, whole genome shotgun sequence and includes:
- the LOC103830754 gene encoding uncharacterized protein LOC103830754 isoform X1, translating into MSGREVKEYTNLSDPKDRKLGKGGKIDDEDVTFQRMVAKMQDVAGERGGYLHGRGALDSDDLLYLKEQMEAEQDAERLLRRTEKRAFAAFKKAATQADSSPASIPLPLRVEPKPKSGIRQQDLLRKVVEVKPKRPKISTASSASLSPPKRSDIGPTEAKVQKDKQKEEANTVLKKLDRPEEQPGGKAAESNVQGQNALKGLLGLAYESSDEED
- the LOC103830754 gene encoding uncharacterized protein LOC103830754 isoform X2; amino-acid sequence: MQDVAGERGGYLHGRGALDSDDLLYLKEQMEAEQDAERLLRRTEKRAFAAFKKAATQADSSPASIPLPLRVEPKPKSGIRQQDLLRKVVEVKPKRPKISTASSASLSPPKRSDIGPTEAKVQKDKQKEEANTVLKKLDRPEEQPGGKAAESNVQGQNALKGLLGLAYESSDEED